In Horticoccus luteus, the following proteins share a genomic window:
- a CDS encoding glycoside hydrolase family 3 N-terminal domain-containing protein, whose amino-acid sequence MFTRHSGRILLLACALAGVFALASRSFAVPPSADAFVGDSATDTAIYHRGWIDLNKNGVKDPYEDPAQPVEARITDLLGRMNVDEKTAQMTTLYGYPRVLQDELPTAAWKNAFWRDGIGNIDEHINGNTGWTNNLPDPVHDLPWSLHTRALNTVQRWFIEQTRLGIPVDFTNEGIRGLLHSRATSFPAELAVASTWDAPLVREIGRITGREARALGYTNVYSPVLDLARDPRWGRTIETYGEDPFLVSTLGVEQARGIQQERVVSTLKHFAVYSIPKGGRDGEARTDPHATWRDVETLYLEPFRRVVREAGALGVMASYNDYDGVPIEASHRFLTEILRAEWGFQGYVVSDSGAVEFIHTKHRTAPTARDAIRQAVEAGLNIRTNFTAPEAYATPLRELVRDGQISMAVIDSRVRDILRVKYWLGLFDQPYRRNPAATDQVVRAPAHLHTAARTAHEAIVLLKNDGAALPLDRSRLRNVLVAGPLADDAHGWWSRYGAQRLDFVTPLQGLRTKLGPGVDVHYVKGVDVKDADWPASDVLKEPPSAAVQAGIAEAVAAAQTVDVIIAVLGETDELCRESVSRISLNLPGYQEELLEALHATGKPLVLVLSNGRPLSVNWAAKHVPAIVELWFPGEAGGTALADILLGEANPSGRLPLTIPQSVGQIPFNFPAHPGSQARDFGQVQGPLFPFGHGLSYTTFRYDHLAITPTRAAADDTFTVACDVTNTGPRAGDEVVQLYLRDDYSSVTTYDLALRGFTRVTLAPGETKRVRFSLGRAQLQLYNASGQWVVEPGRFTVMVGASSTDIRLRGSLTVTDAAGHAPAEDAIADEHVDPR is encoded by the coding sequence ATGTTTACTCGTCATTCCGGCCGCATCCTCCTCCTCGCGTGCGCCTTGGCCGGCGTTTTCGCTTTGGCGTCCCGCTCGTTCGCCGTCCCGCCATCCGCCGACGCCTTTGTTGGAGACTCAGCCACCGACACCGCCATCTACCACCGCGGCTGGATCGACTTGAACAAAAACGGCGTGAAGGACCCCTACGAAGATCCCGCGCAGCCAGTCGAAGCGCGCATCACGGATCTGCTCGGTCGCATGAACGTGGACGAAAAAACGGCGCAGATGACGACCCTCTACGGTTATCCCCGCGTGCTTCAGGATGAGCTCCCGACCGCTGCGTGGAAAAACGCATTCTGGCGCGACGGCATCGGCAACATCGACGAACACATCAACGGCAATACCGGCTGGACTAACAATCTTCCCGACCCCGTGCACGACCTGCCTTGGTCGTTGCACACCCGCGCCCTGAACACCGTGCAACGCTGGTTCATCGAGCAAACGCGGCTCGGCATTCCCGTCGATTTCACGAACGAGGGCATTCGCGGTTTGCTCCACTCCCGCGCCACGAGTTTTCCCGCTGAACTCGCCGTGGCGAGCACGTGGGACGCTCCCTTGGTCCGCGAGATCGGCCGCATCACCGGACGCGAAGCGCGCGCCTTGGGCTATACCAACGTCTACTCTCCCGTCCTTGATCTGGCGCGCGATCCCCGCTGGGGACGAACCATCGAGACCTACGGGGAAGATCCGTTTCTCGTCAGCACCCTCGGCGTCGAACAAGCCCGCGGGATTCAACAGGAGCGCGTCGTTTCGACGTTAAAACATTTCGCCGTCTATAGCATTCCGAAGGGCGGCCGCGACGGCGAGGCGCGCACGGATCCACATGCCACGTGGCGCGATGTCGAAACGCTCTACCTTGAGCCGTTCCGGCGCGTCGTGCGCGAAGCCGGTGCCCTCGGCGTCATGGCTTCCTACAACGACTACGATGGCGTGCCGATCGAAGCGAGTCACCGTTTCCTCACCGAAATCCTGCGCGCCGAGTGGGGGTTCCAAGGCTACGTCGTTTCCGACAGCGGCGCCGTTGAATTCATTCATACGAAGCATCGCACCGCGCCGACCGCCCGCGATGCCATCCGGCAAGCCGTCGAGGCCGGGCTGAACATCCGCACGAACTTTACGGCGCCGGAGGCTTACGCCACACCCTTGCGCGAACTCGTGCGCGATGGGCAAATTTCGATGGCGGTGATCGACTCACGGGTGCGCGATATCCTGCGTGTCAAATATTGGCTCGGCCTCTTCGATCAACCGTATCGTCGCAACCCGGCCGCCACCGACCAGGTGGTGCGCGCGCCCGCCCATCTCCACACCGCCGCCCGCACCGCTCACGAAGCGATCGTGTTACTAAAAAACGACGGCGCCGCCCTGCCGCTCGATCGCAGCCGATTGCGCAACGTCCTCGTGGCCGGTCCGCTTGCCGATGACGCCCACGGCTGGTGGTCGCGCTACGGCGCGCAACGCCTCGATTTCGTCACGCCCCTTCAAGGACTGCGGACCAAACTCGGCCCCGGCGTAGACGTGCACTACGTCAAAGGCGTCGACGTAAAGGACGCCGACTGGCCCGCCAGCGACGTGCTCAAGGAACCGCCGTCCGCCGCCGTTCAAGCGGGGATCGCCGAAGCGGTCGCCGCGGCTCAAACGGTGGATGTCATCATCGCGGTCCTCGGTGAAACCGATGAACTCTGCCGCGAGTCCGTCAGTCGCATCAGCCTCAACTTGCCCGGCTATCAGGAGGAACTGCTCGAAGCGCTGCATGCGACCGGCAAACCTCTCGTCCTGGTCCTCAGCAACGGCCGGCCGCTGAGCGTCAACTGGGCGGCGAAGCACGTCCCCGCCATCGTTGAACTGTGGTTTCCAGGCGAGGCCGGTGGCACCGCCCTCGCCGACATTCTGCTCGGCGAAGCCAATCCTTCGGGGCGTCTTCCCCTCACTATTCCGCAAAGCGTCGGGCAGATTCCGTTCAACTTTCCCGCCCACCCCGGTTCCCAAGCGCGCGATTTCGGCCAGGTGCAAGGCCCCCTCTTCCCCTTCGGGCACGGCCTCAGCTACACCACGTTTCGTTACGATCACCTCGCGATCACGCCGACTCGCGCCGCCGCGGATGACACCTTCACCGTCGCGTGCGATGTGACGAACACCGGCCCGCGCGCCGGCGACGAAGTCGTGCAGCTCTATCTGCGCGACGACTACAGTTCGGTCACCACCTACGATCTCGCCCTGCGCGGCTTTACGCGGGTGACCCTCGCCCCTGGCGAAACCAAACGCGTTCGCTTCTCGCTCGGACGCGCCCAGCTCCAACTCTACAACGCCTCCGGCCAGTGGGTCGTCGAACCCGGTCGCTTCACGGTCATGGTCGGCGCATCGTCAACGGACATCCGGTTGCGCGGTTCCCTCACCGTCACCGACGCCGCCGGGCACGCGCCGGCGGAAGATGCCATCGCCGATGAGCACGTCGATCCCCGCTAA
- a CDS encoding alpha-N-arabinofuranosidase, whose translation MNLSASATPVPHADLTLRADEPGAVINRNIYGHFAEHLGRCIYEGIWVGPDSPIPNTRGIRNDVVAALKQLQIPVLRWPGGCFADEYHWKDGIGPREKRPSMINTHWGRVVENNHFGTHEFMDLVEQLGCDAYICGNVGSGSVQEMMEWVEYLTSNADSPMANLRRANGRDTAWTVKYFGVGNESWGCGGNMTPEFYADNYRRYNTFVKNYQPDHPINRIACGANGADYNWTDVLMRQAAPLMNGLSLHYYTLPKDNWQHKGSATQFAEDEWFSTLQGSLRMDELVTRHSAIMDKYDAPKRVGLIVDEWGTWYDVEPNTNPGFLYQQNTLRDALVAALNFHIFQAHADRVAMANIAQTVNVLQAVLLTDGANMIRTPTYHVFEMYKVHQGATTLHLDLTSPDYTYGGQRIPAVSASASRDAAGNVHLSLVNTDPHEAVTVTCRLVGLAPHDIAGRVLTAPAMNAHNTFAQPEVVVPQPFHDATLSGENLTINLPSKSVVVLTL comes from the coding sequence ATGAACCTTTCCGCGTCCGCCACCCCCGTCCCCCACGCCGACCTTACGCTCCGCGCCGATGAACCCGGCGCAGTCATCAACCGCAATATCTACGGCCATTTTGCCGAGCATTTGGGCCGTTGCATTTACGAAGGCATCTGGGTCGGTCCAGACTCGCCGATCCCCAACACCCGCGGCATCCGCAACGACGTCGTCGCCGCGTTGAAGCAACTGCAGATTCCCGTCCTGCGCTGGCCGGGCGGCTGCTTTGCCGACGAATATCATTGGAAGGATGGCATCGGCCCGCGCGAGAAACGCCCTTCCATGATCAACACTCATTGGGGCCGCGTGGTCGAAAACAACCACTTCGGCACGCACGAGTTCATGGACCTGGTGGAACAACTCGGCTGCGATGCCTACATCTGCGGCAACGTCGGCAGCGGTTCCGTCCAGGAGATGATGGAGTGGGTGGAATATCTCACTTCCAACGCCGATTCGCCGATGGCCAATCTTCGCCGCGCCAACGGCCGCGACACCGCGTGGACCGTCAAGTATTTTGGCGTGGGCAACGAGAGCTGGGGCTGCGGCGGCAACATGACGCCCGAGTTCTACGCCGACAATTACCGGCGCTATAATACCTTCGTCAAAAACTACCAACCCGACCACCCGATCAATCGCATCGCTTGCGGGGCCAACGGCGCTGACTACAACTGGACCGACGTTCTCATGCGGCAGGCCGCGCCGCTCATGAACGGTCTCTCGCTGCACTATTACACCCTCCCAAAAGACAACTGGCAGCACAAAGGCTCCGCCACGCAGTTCGCCGAAGACGAATGGTTCTCCACGCTGCAAGGCTCCTTGCGCATGGACGAACTCGTCACGCGGCACAGCGCGATCATGGATAAATATGATGCGCCCAAACGCGTCGGCTTGATCGTCGACGAATGGGGCACGTGGTATGATGTCGAACCCAACACCAACCCCGGTTTCCTCTACCAGCAAAACACGCTGCGTGATGCCCTCGTGGCGGCGCTCAATTTTCATATCTTCCAAGCGCATGCCGATCGCGTCGCGATGGCCAACATCGCGCAAACCGTGAACGTGCTGCAGGCCGTCCTCCTCACCGACGGCGCGAACATGATCCGCACGCCGACCTACCACGTTTTTGAAATGTATAAGGTTCATCAAGGCGCCACGACCCTCCACCTCGATCTCACGTCGCCCGACTACACCTACGGCGGACAACGCATTCCCGCCGTCAGCGCCTCCGCTTCGCGCGATGCCGCAGGCAACGTTCATCTGTCGCTCGTAAATACCGACCCGCACGAGGCCGTCACCGTGACGTGCCGGCTCGTCGGCCTCGCGCCTCACGACATCGCCGGCCGCGTGCTCACCGCGCCGGCGATGAATGCGCATAACACCTTTGCGCAACCCGAGGTCGTGGTTCCGCAGCCCTTCCACGATGCAACCCTCTCCGGCGAAAATCTCACGATCAACCTGCCGTCCAAATCCGTGGTCGTGCTCACTCTCTAA
- a CDS encoding rhamnogalacturonan acetylesterase, producing the protein MKKLLALLLLPFLSAHGNPRHFDLSNRTPDDAFSASRGFGYDLGTAPTPDKQPFFFSVAVPEGNYRVTITFGGPTAGDTTVKAESRRLMLEHVLTAPGETVSRDVIVNVRTPALPPPPPNAPGGTAVALNDREHGSFTWDAKLTLEFDGAPLVRRISVEPVEVPTVFLAGDSTVTDQRWEDGASWGQMLPRFLTGVAVANHAESGETLKSFLSELRLAKILSQLQAGDYLFIQFGHNDEKKNWPQTYVEAHTTYQAYLRVFIAEARLRGAMPVLVTSMQRRTFDAHGKIRNTHGDYTAAVRAVAAEEHVPLIDLDRLSVAFYETLGPARAHFAFGNHGREATHHNNYGAYELAKCVAQGLRTADLPLAAHLAPDFTGFDPAQPDDPQSFHLPASPLHSDVRPRGN; encoded by the coding sequence GTGAAAAAGCTCCTGGCTCTGCTGCTCTTGCCATTTCTGTCCGCCCACGGAAACCCGCGGCACTTTGACCTGAGCAACCGGACGCCGGATGACGCGTTCAGTGCCTCACGCGGTTTCGGTTACGATCTGGGCACCGCCCCCACGCCCGACAAACAGCCGTTTTTCTTTTCCGTCGCCGTGCCCGAGGGAAACTACCGCGTTACCATCACCTTCGGCGGCCCGACCGCCGGCGACACCACGGTCAAAGCCGAATCGCGCCGGCTCATGCTCGAACACGTGCTCACCGCTCCCGGCGAAACCGTGAGCCGTGACGTCATCGTGAATGTGCGGACGCCCGCCCTTCCGCCGCCCCCGCCCAACGCCCCCGGCGGCACCGCCGTTGCCCTCAACGATCGCGAGCACGGTTCCTTCACGTGGGACGCGAAACTCACGCTCGAATTCGACGGCGCCCCGCTCGTGCGCCGGATCAGCGTCGAACCCGTCGAAGTGCCCACCGTATTTCTCGCCGGCGATTCCACTGTCACTGATCAACGCTGGGAGGACGGCGCAAGTTGGGGCCAGATGCTGCCGCGATTTCTCACCGGCGTCGCGGTCGCCAACCACGCCGAATCCGGCGAGACGTTGAAGTCGTTTCTCTCCGAGCTGCGCCTCGCCAAAATCCTCTCGCAGCTCCAGGCCGGCGACTACCTCTTCATCCAATTCGGCCACAACGATGAGAAGAAAAACTGGCCGCAAACCTACGTCGAGGCTCACACCACCTATCAGGCTTACCTCCGCGTGTTCATCGCTGAGGCGCGTCTCCGCGGCGCGATGCCCGTGCTCGTCACGTCGATGCAGCGCCGCACCTTCGACGCCCACGGCAAAATCAGGAACACGCACGGCGATTACACCGCAGCCGTGCGCGCAGTCGCCGCAGAAGAACACGTGCCGCTCATCGATCTCGATCGCCTGAGTGTCGCGTTTTATGAAACGCTCGGCCCCGCACGTGCCCATTTCGCGTTCGGCAATCACGGCAGGGAAGCCACGCATCACAACAACTACGGCGCCTACGAACTCGCCAAATGCGTGGCGCAAGGGCTTCGCACCGCGGACCTGCCGCTCGCCGCCCATCTCGCGCCCGATTTCACCGGCTTCGACCCCGCGCAACCCGACGATCCGCAGTCGTTCCACCTGCCCGCCAGCCCGCTGCACAGCGACGTCCGCCCGCGCGGCAACTGA
- a CDS encoding 2-dehydropantoate 2-reductase: protein MPRVAIIGPGAIGGVLATHLMQTGRHDVVLCARRPIEVLTAETADGPLSVRPRVVIRPDAAPTVDWVLVTTKSYDAAGAAAWFGPLCGPATVVAVLQNGVEHRERFRAFVPADRLLPVVVDLSAERIEPSLIRQRSRGLLTVADDRHGRDFTGLFADTTIATCLTDDFKSAAWRKLCVNAAGVVSALLLRPACVVRDEQVAQLARAIVRETIAVGRAEGAILPDSLVDDVIAREQAAPPNAINSLHADRAAGRPMEVDARNGVIVRLGRKHGIATPCNAMAVTLLTAM, encoded by the coding sequence ATGCCGCGTGTCGCCATCATCGGACCCGGCGCCATCGGCGGAGTGCTCGCAACGCATCTGATGCAAACCGGCCGGCACGACGTTGTCCTGTGCGCGCGCCGACCGATTGAAGTGCTCACCGCGGAAACAGCGGACGGCCCGCTCTCCGTCCGCCCCCGCGTAGTCATCAGGCCCGACGCCGCCCCGACCGTCGATTGGGTGCTCGTCACCACCAAAAGCTACGACGCCGCCGGTGCCGCCGCGTGGTTTGGTCCGTTGTGCGGTCCCGCAACAGTCGTGGCGGTGCTGCAAAACGGTGTGGAGCACCGCGAACGCTTTCGCGCGTTTGTGCCTGCGGACCGCTTGCTGCCCGTCGTTGTCGACCTCTCGGCGGAGCGCATCGAACCTTCCCTCATCCGGCAACGCAGTCGCGGCTTGTTGACCGTCGCCGACGATCGACACGGCCGCGACTTCACCGGCCTGTTCGCCGACACTACGATTGCGACCTGTCTGACCGACGACTTCAAAAGCGCCGCGTGGCGCAAACTCTGCGTGAACGCCGCGGGCGTCGTCTCCGCCCTGCTGCTGCGGCCGGCCTGTGTCGTCCGCGACGAGCAAGTCGCCCAGCTCGCGCGCGCGATCGTGCGCGAAACCATCGCCGTGGGCCGCGCCGAAGGGGCGATTTTGCCGGATTCACTAGTGGACGACGTGATCGCCCGCGAGCAGGCCGCGCCGCCCAACGCGATCAATTCCCTGCACGCCGACCGCGCCGCCGGTCGTCCGATGGAGGTCGATGCGCGCAACGGCGTCATCGTCCGCCTCGGCCGCAAGCACGGCATCGCCACGCCTTGCAACGCGATGGCGGTCACCCTGCTCACCGCGATGTAA
- a CDS encoding oligogalacturonate lyase family protein encodes MKNSLLPFLLILLTAGTTATAAEFPTEWVDPATGHRVVQLSREPGTHSLYFNQNAYTPDGRKLIVTSPSGISTIDLATRAIELVVPAPATVIVVGHKTGAIYYSKREGAENWIYAADPETKAIRKLVRVPRGGVATVNADETLMAGTFSAVDEEHGWQRGGAADKTDKKRTIGQAEYTAKWPDGTPMVFAEAKEYRLHEQLARIHAEPPRSLFTLNLTTGEVRVIHRESEWLNHLQFSPTDPGLLMFCHEGPWHEVDRLWTIRTDGTGLTKVHTRTMNMEIWGHEWFGADGKTIWYDLQTPRGEVFWVAGYDVATGRRTWYALDRNEWSVHFNVSPDGTLFAGDGGDREMVAHAPDGKWLYLFRPHGIPDVAGIKAPNAAGLIHPGRLVAEKMVNLSSHNYKLEPNVTFSPDQKWLIFRSNMHGATQVYAVEIAKAK; translated from the coding sequence ATGAAAAATTCTCTTTTACCCTTCCTGCTGATCCTGTTGACGGCCGGGACGACCGCCACGGCAGCGGAGTTTCCCACGGAGTGGGTCGATCCGGCGACGGGTCATCGCGTGGTGCAGCTCTCCCGCGAACCCGGCACGCACAGTCTCTACTTCAACCAAAACGCCTACACGCCCGATGGGCGAAAACTCATTGTGACTTCGCCGAGCGGCATCTCGACGATCGATCTGGCCACGCGGGCGATCGAACTTGTGGTGCCGGCACCCGCCACCGTCATTGTGGTGGGGCACAAAACCGGCGCGATTTATTATTCGAAACGCGAAGGCGCGGAAAACTGGATCTACGCGGCGGACCCCGAAACCAAGGCGATCCGCAAACTCGTGCGCGTGCCGCGCGGCGGCGTGGCCACCGTCAACGCCGACGAGACCTTGATGGCCGGGACTTTTTCCGCCGTCGATGAAGAGCACGGCTGGCAGCGCGGAGGGGCGGCGGACAAGACCGACAAGAAGCGCACGATTGGGCAGGCGGAGTATACGGCGAAATGGCCGGACGGCACGCCCATGGTGTTTGCCGAGGCGAAGGAATACCGCCTGCACGAGCAACTCGCGCGCATTCACGCCGAGCCGCCGCGGTCGCTCTTCACCCTCAATCTTACGACGGGCGAAGTGCGCGTCATTCACCGGGAGAGCGAGTGGCTCAACCATCTCCAATTTTCGCCGACGGATCCGGGTTTGCTGATGTTTTGCCACGAGGGGCCGTGGCACGAGGTGGATCGACTTTGGACCATTCGCACGGATGGCACGGGCCTGACGAAGGTGCACACGCGGACCATGAACATGGAAATCTGGGGCCACGAGTGGTTCGGGGCGGACGGCAAAACCATCTGGTATGACTTGCAGACGCCGCGCGGCGAAGTCTTCTGGGTGGCGGGCTACGACGTGGCGACGGGCCGGCGCACGTGGTATGCGCTCGATCGCAACGAATGGTCGGTGCACTTCAACGTCTCACCGGACGGCACGTTGTTCGCCGGCGACGGTGGAGACCGCGAGATGGTGGCGCACGCGCCTGATGGCAAATGGCTCTACCTGTTTCGCCCGCACGGTATTCCCGATGTCGCCGGCATCAAAGCGCCCAACGCGGCGGGTTTGATTCATCCCGGACGGCTGGTGGCGGAAAAAATGGTCAACCTGTCGAGCCACAACTACAAACTTGAGCCCAACGTCACGTTTTCGCCGGATCAGAAATGGCTCATCTTCCGCTCGAACATGCACGGCGCGACGCAGGTGTATGCGGTCGAGATTGCGAAGGCGAAGTGA
- a CDS encoding Gfo/Idh/MocA family oxidoreductase, whose protein sequence is MPPQRFAFVGTGGRAMSFIEPLVTTYRATNELVALCDLSPARLAYYNGLLAGAWGYHAVPAYPADRFDAMLAETKPDVVFVCSKDSTHHDYIIRALLAGCDVITEKPLTIDAAKCQAILEAQRASGRRVRVAFNYRWGPFRTKVRELLAAGTIGRVHSVNLEYLLDTNHGADYFRRWHAHAADSGTLLVHKSTHHFDLVNWWLDAIPAQVFAYGDLVFYGRRNAEARGDGHLAAYPRYTGEPRAKGDPFRLDLDESESFRGLYRAAEADSGYLRDRNVFRDDIDIFDQMSLNVRYRTGEVLTYSLTAYSPREGMRVTMNGDRGRLEYSEFIGTHMNRAVRPGDFKIEDQPGAEAEGESIRIYPHFQPSYLVPLPPASGAHGGADAVLCHSFFSPDAPATDPFQRFAGHEQGAASILVGIAAVESIKRNLPVNLTDLVPLVPAATKLSELV, encoded by the coding sequence ATGCCACCCCAACGCTTCGCGTTCGTCGGCACCGGCGGCCGCGCCATGAGTTTCATCGAGCCGCTCGTCACCACCTACCGCGCCACCAACGAGCTCGTCGCGCTCTGCGACCTCAGTCCTGCTCGCCTGGCTTATTACAACGGTTTGCTGGCCGGCGCCTGGGGCTATCACGCCGTCCCCGCGTATCCCGCCGATCGTTTCGACGCGATGCTGGCGGAGACCAAGCCCGACGTCGTCTTCGTCTGTTCCAAGGACAGCACCCACCACGACTATATCATCCGGGCGCTGCTCGCCGGCTGCGACGTCATCACGGAAAAACCGCTGACCATCGACGCTGCGAAATGCCAGGCCATCCTCGAAGCGCAACGCGCCTCCGGCCGCCGGGTGCGCGTGGCGTTCAACTATCGCTGGGGGCCTTTCCGCACCAAGGTCCGCGAACTCCTCGCCGCCGGCACCATCGGCCGCGTGCATTCCGTGAATCTTGAATACCTCCTCGATACCAATCACGGCGCCGACTACTTCCGCCGCTGGCACGCGCACGCCGCCGATTCGGGCACGCTCCTCGTGCACAAAAGCACGCACCATTTCGATCTGGTGAACTGGTGGCTCGATGCGATCCCCGCCCAGGTTTTCGCCTATGGCGATCTCGTCTTCTACGGTCGGAGAAACGCCGAGGCTCGCGGCGACGGCCACCTCGCCGCCTACCCCCGCTACACCGGCGAACCGCGCGCCAAGGGCGATCCCTTCCGACTCGACCTCGACGAAAGCGAATCCTTTCGCGGCCTCTATCGCGCCGCCGAGGCCGACTCCGGCTACCTGCGCGATCGCAACGTGTTTCGCGACGACATCGACATATTCGACCAGATGTCGCTCAACGTCCGCTATCGCACCGGCGAAGTCCTCACCTACTCGCTCACCGCCTACAGTCCGCGCGAAGGCATGCGCGTGACGATGAACGGCGACCGCGGCCGGCTCGAATACAGCGAGTTCATCGGCACCCACATGAATCGCGCCGTGCGCCCGGGTGACTTCAAAATCGAAGACCAACCCGGCGCCGAGGCCGAGGGCGAGTCCATCCGCATCTACCCGCATTTTCAGCCCAGCTATCTCGTGCCGCTTCCCCCGGCGAGCGGTGCCCATGGCGGCGCGGACGCGGTGCTCTGTCACTCCTTTTTCTCGCCCGATGCCCCCGCGACTGACCCGTTTCAACGCTTTGCCGGCCACGAACAAGGCGCCGCGTCGATCCTCGTCGGCATCGCGGCCGTCGAATCCATCAAACGCAATCTGCCCGTCAATCTCACCGACCTCGTGCCGCTCGTCCCCGCCGCCACGAAACTGAGCGAACTGGTGTAG
- a CDS encoding DUF6250 domain-containing protein — MPLRYLFATLLLGTLAHAASDGTVPFTPDLNDWLVEQMPGGHVTVANGALVIEDVDGCTVWYRHRLVAPVEITYDAEVVMHGGPCDRLSDLNCFWMADTPREPAGLIASTAHRTGRFTDYDSLATYYVGYGGNENTTTRFRRYTGTGARPLLPQHDLRAPAILLTANRVYHLKLVARDGRAEFWRDGERIFSYADPAPLRSGYFGFRTVKSHLIIRNVHITTAGDETLAPHAR; from the coding sequence ATGCCCCTGCGTTACCTATTCGCGACCTTGCTGCTTGGCACCCTCGCGCACGCCGCTTCCGATGGCACTGTGCCGTTTACCCCCGACCTGAACGATTGGCTCGTCGAACAAATGCCCGGCGGTCACGTGACGGTCGCGAACGGCGCGCTCGTGATCGAGGACGTCGATGGCTGCACCGTCTGGTATCGGCATCGGCTCGTCGCGCCAGTTGAGATCACCTACGATGCCGAAGTCGTCATGCACGGCGGCCCGTGCGACCGCCTCTCCGATCTCAACTGCTTCTGGATGGCCGACACGCCGCGCGAACCCGCGGGCTTGATCGCCTCGACCGCGCATCGCACCGGACGCTTTACCGATTACGATTCGCTCGCGACCTACTACGTCGGTTACGGCGGCAATGAAAACACCACTACGCGCTTCCGCCGCTACACCGGGACCGGCGCACGGCCGTTGTTGCCGCAACACGACTTGCGTGCCCCCGCCATCTTGCTGACCGCCAACCGCGTTTACCACCTCAAGCTCGTCGCGCGCGATGGCCGCGCCGAATTCTGGCGCGACGGCGAACGCATCTTTTCCTACGCCGATCCCGCTCCGTTGCGCTCAGGCTACTTCGGTTTTCGCACGGTCAAGAGCCACCTGATCATTCGCAACGTGCACATCACGACCGCCGGCGACGAAACCCTCGCGCCCCACGCGCGGTGA